Within Desulfurobacterium thermolithotrophum DSM 11699, the genomic segment AGAAACAGACGTAAAGGAAATAATGGTTCCTAAACATAAAATTTTTGCCATTCAAAAAGATACACCTGTAAAAGAAGCAATTGAAAAGATAAAGAAAACAAAGTTTTCACGGATACCTATTTATGATAACTCTCTTGATGAAATCGTTGGAGTTTTATACACAAGGAAAATTTTGCCTTTGAGATTAAATCCTGAAGATCTTGAAAAACCAGTAAGTCATTTTATTGATAAACCTTACTTTGTAACAGAATTTCTCACTCTTGATAGACTTCTTGAAGAAATGCAAAGATCAAAAAAACACATGGCTATAGTTATTGATGAGTATGGAAATACAGCTGGTTTGGTGACTCTTGATGATATTTTAACAGAGATTGTTGGAGAAATACCGGATGAGAAGAAAATAACAGAAGAGATAAAAAAGATTTCTGAAAATAAATATCTAATTTCAGGTGATACTTCCATCGAAGAAATAAAAGAGCTACTTAACTTAGAAGAAGATCCAGTATTGGAAGAGGTTGATACTGTAGCTGGACTTATCATGGCTCTTACAAAAAGAATCCCGATAAAAGGAGAATCTATTACCTATAAGGGTTACAAGTTTACAGTTGATGAAATGGAAGGAAATAGAATTACATCAGTTATTGTGGAGAAAGAAAAGTAATGGAAGGTTGGGCTCTTTTTTTAATACTTTTATGTGTTCTTTCTGAAGGTTTCTTTTCAGGAAGCGAAATAGCAATAGTTTCTCTTCCAAAAGTAGAACTTAAAAAAAGATTGCAGAAGGGAGATAAGGCTGCAAAGCTTTTGAACAAGCTTCTTTCTGAACCTGAAAAACTACTTACAACAACCTTAATAGGTACCAATCTTTCTACTGTTACAGGTTCAACAATTTATGCAACTTTGATACTTGGAGATATTATTAAAGTATTTCCCCAATTGTCTGCTTATCCAGAAATTGTTACTGTTTTGACATTTACTCCGATAACTTTGACGTTTGGAGAACTAATTCCTAAAAGCCTGTTTCAAAAGTACTCCCACCAAATAGCCTTTAAGATTGTCTATCCAATTTATCTCTTTTATTATCTTTTTAAACCTATCTCTTTTGTTGTTATAACTTTTGCAAAAACATTTGCAAAGTTAGTTGGAGCTGAATCCGAGCAAAATCCATTTGTAACAAAAGAGGAACTTCAGCTTCTTGTGGAGAGCTCCTCAAGATTTCCAGTAGAAAAAACGGAAAGAAATATTCTTAAAAATATCTTAAAGCTTAGAGAAAAAACAGTTGGAGATATTTACGTTCCTCTCTTAAATGTTGTTGCGGTAAATGAAAATGCACCTGTAAAAAGTGCCTTAAGTCTTTTAGAAAAGTCTGGTTTCTCAAAACTTCCTGTTTATAGAAAGAGATTTGATGATATAGTTGGTTACATTTCTATAGGAGATCTTCTTAATACAGAAAGTGGAGAAATATCTGTAAAGGAACTCATGAGACCAATTCTCGTATTTCCAGAATACATGAGTATATTTGATGCACTTAAAGAATTTAGGAAATCCAGCGATCAAATGGCAATTGTTGTTGATGAGTATGGTTCAACTCTTGGAATTTTAACTCTTGAAGACATACTTGAAGAAATTGTTGGAAGAATAGAAGATGAATTTGATAAGTCTAAACTTTCAATTACTAAGAAAGGAAATGAAATCCTAGCTGATGGTTCTGTGGAAATAGAGGAATTAAACAAACTACTTAAAAAACCTCTTCCTAAAAGTCCTGATTATGTTACAGTTGCTGGTCTTATACTCTCAAAACTTGGAAGATTTCCTAAAAAAAGGGAAAAAATAGACCTTGAAACGGCCGAAATAATAGTTGAAGATGTAGAAAAAAAGAGAATAAAAAAAGTTAAAGTAAAAGAGAAATAACTTTTTAACTTTCAATGACCTTTATTTTTAGTGCTGCTTCCTTAGCTTTCTTTCTTGCTTCATCAACAGTATCAGCAGTAGCCAAGGTTATTCCCATTCTCCTTCTTGGCCTTGTAGTAGGTTTACCAAAAATTTTTACCGTTGTATCTGGAATTGATAGAGCTTTTTCAATTCCTTCATATCTTGGAGCAACTCCAAAACCTTTGGCATGAAAACAGTGAGAAGCTCCTGGTGATATTAGTTTTATATCCATAGGAAGTCCTAAAATTGCTCTTAAGTGAATTTCAAATTCGCTCATGTTTTGAGTAATCATCGTTACCATTCCAGTATCATGAGGGCGAGGAGAAACCTCACTAAACCAAACTTCATCTTCCTTTACAAAAAATTCGCAGCCAAATATGCCGTAACCTCCAAGAGCGTCGGTAATGGCTTTTGCCATTTCTTTTGCTCTCTTAAGAGCTGTTTCTGTCATAGGTTGAGGTTGCCAACTTTCTTGATAATCTCCATCAACTTGGACATGACCAATTGGTTCACAGAAAAGAGTTCCCTGTTCCTTAGTTCTAACAGTTAAAAGCGTAATTTCAAAATCAAAATCTATAAACTCTTCAATAATAACAGCATTACCTTTACCTCTTGCATTTCTTTGAGCATAGAAAAATGCTTCATCTATTTCCTCTTCTTTTCTAACTATACTTTGTCCTTTTCCTGAAGAACTCATAACCGGTTTTACAACAACAGGAAGACCTATTTCTTTAACAGCTTTCTTATAACTTTCCAAATCCGAGGCAAAGCGATATTTTGAAGTTTTTAGTCCAAGTTCCTCTGCTGCTAATCTTCTTATTCCTATTCTATCCATTGTGTACTTTACAGCCTTTGCACAAGGAACAACATTAAAGCCTTCCTCTTCAAGTTCTAAAAGAACATCAGTATCAATTGCCTCAATTTCCGGAACTATAAAATCAGGTTTCTCTCTATAAACTATATTCTTTATTTGGCTGCCGTCTTTCATATCTATAACATAAAACCTCTGCGCTACTTGCTGTGCTGGAGCAAATTGATAATTATCAACAGCTATAACCTCTATTCCAAGTCTTAAAGCCTCTAGAGCAAATTCTTTTCCAAGTTCACCGCTTCCAAGAAGAAGTACTTGCGTAGAATTGTGAGAAAGGGGAGTTCCTATCTTCATGGCTCCTCCGCAGAATAAAAATCTTGGTTTAAAAAGTGAATGTTAATTATAGTCAACTTCAACAATCAAACAAAGATTCCCAAAATTATTAACCATATAGGAAAAAGTAGTGTTGAAACAAAAATGATAGATGCAGCTACTTCTGGAGATTTGTTAAATCTTTCACACAAAACGTAATTTAAAATTGCAGATGGCAAAGAAGATTGAACTATCAATACCTTTTTGATTAAGTCTGGACAGTTAAATAAAGCTGTAAATAAAACA encodes:
- a CDS encoding hemolysin family protein; translated protein: MESDNLTIYYIALPILVLLSGLFSASETAFFSLNTLRLERLAREGNRKAEEILKFLQNPANLIATILVGNEMVNIAIAATSATLFVKLLGKELGATLSVPITVVILLIFGEVTPKTLAIKYSERYAFFILSFIKLVSILIAPFRLIFVKFASILLKPFGIELFNKPKVLTDEEFMILVSEGAEEGTIATEEKELIDRTLDLGETDVKEIMVPKHKIFAIQKDTPVKEAIEKIKKTKFSRIPIYDNSLDEIVGVLYTRKILPLRLNPEDLEKPVSHFIDKPYFVTEFLTLDRLLEEMQRSKKHMAIVIDEYGNTAGLVTLDDILTEIVGEIPDEKKITEEIKKISENKYLISGDTSIEEIKELLNLEEDPVLEEVDTVAGLIMALTKRIPIKGESITYKGYKFTVDEMEGNRITSVIVEKEK
- a CDS encoding hemolysin family protein, with the translated sequence MEGWALFLILLCVLSEGFFSGSEIAIVSLPKVELKKRLQKGDKAAKLLNKLLSEPEKLLTTTLIGTNLSTVTGSTIYATLILGDIIKVFPQLSAYPEIVTVLTFTPITLTFGELIPKSLFQKYSHQIAFKIVYPIYLFYYLFKPISFVVITFAKTFAKLVGAESEQNPFVTKEELQLLVESSSRFPVEKTERNILKNILKLREKTVGDIYVPLLNVVAVNENAPVKSALSLLEKSGFSKLPVYRKRFDDIVGYISIGDLLNTESGEISVKELMRPILVFPEYMSIFDALKEFRKSSDQMAIVVDEYGSTLGILTLEDILEEIVGRIEDEFDKSKLSITKKGNEILADGSVEIEELNKLLKKPLPKSPDYVTVAGLILSKLGRFPKKREKIDLETAEIIVEDVEKKRIKKVKVKEK
- the purT gene encoding formate-dependent phosphoribosylglycinamide formyltransferase, giving the protein MKIGTPLSHNSTQVLLLGSGELGKEFALEALRLGIEVIAVDNYQFAPAQQVAQRFYVIDMKDGSQIKNIVYREKPDFIVPEIEAIDTDVLLELEEEGFNVVPCAKAVKYTMDRIGIRRLAAEELGLKTSKYRFASDLESYKKAVKEIGLPVVVKPVMSSSGKGQSIVRKEEEIDEAFFYAQRNARGKGNAVIIEEFIDFDFEITLLTVRTKEQGTLFCEPIGHVQVDGDYQESWQPQPMTETALKRAKEMAKAITDALGGYGIFGCEFFVKEDEVWFSEVSPRPHDTGMVTMITQNMSEFEIHLRAILGLPMDIKLISPGASHCFHAKGFGVAPRYEGIEKALSIPDTTVKIFGKPTTRPRRRMGITLATADTVDEARKKAKEAALKIKVIES